Below is a window of Perca fluviatilis chromosome 6, GENO_Pfluv_1.0, whole genome shotgun sequence DNA.
ttttacacttttacttaagtaaaaagcttgagttgatacttcaacttctacaaaagtcttttcaaaccctagtagcctatctatacttctacttgagtaatgaatgtgaatacttttgacacctctgtttATTTCTATAGATTAAGGTACTTTTACGGtgttcttaaaaaaattatggaTCCCCTTGACTAATCCAGAAACAAGGGCCTGTCTGGAAAGAATAATGTTGAAAGAAGATCATTAATTTTTCGGGTGGTGGAAGTTGACTTTCATAGATTATTATCTCACATAATTTTCTGGCAACAGACAGAATTCAGCGCAGCAGAGAGTTTTTAAATGCAATAGAGGAGTACATTTATCTTAAGCATTTGTCAATTAATCCAAGTAAGCCTCCTAAATCATGATCATAATTTCCTTTAGACTGCTAAAATATGTGTtaaacacattcaaaacagtttGTCAAATCTCcacaaaacattaaatattgATATCCATCTTATAATTTACCTGCCAACACTTCTAACCTTTTACCTATAATGTGCAACAAAAATCATTAGCACTAAAATATCCCAAGTGTTTTAAATAACAGGAGCTATTTTAGTTTATCTCGTTGTATATTTACCTTCTCTGTTATCCCTCTCCTCAGCAGCCTCCTCACTGGAGGCCATCATGCCTGCTGCACCGTCTCCCTGTTGGGATTGTCTGCTCAGAGGCACAGAAACACAATAATGAGCCACAACATAAATTATCATTGCTATTACCATTACCACCATAGGCACAGCTACGCATAGTATTGggccaaacaaaacaaatacaatcatctacaaagaaaaaagaatcaaACTTTTCCCATGACATTAAATGAGGAAGAGTTGCAAATCTGTTCATTTGACTTTGGACATAAAAGATTACAGAAGCAGACGGACAGAAAGCGACTCACTGCTTCATTCCCCGCCTGCACGTGTGGGCTGAGGAAACAATACTGTACAGTGTTGCTACCTCCCCCCAACCAAAGCCCCTCTAACAGACTCTGATTAACATAAGGCCTGCTAACAATAGAGGGAGGCAGTACAGAGAAACCATTACACATGATCATAGAAACAaagacatacaaacacacacacacacacacacacacacacacacacacacacacacacacacacacacatgctttttcttctttttttcttgttttaaatTTCTGTCTCAGGACACCTACCTTTCCCTCACTCCGTCTTCTCCCAGCAGAGAGACTGAACCACTCTTTTCACAATCAAGTCACATGACCACTTGATCATGAAAAGGTCTGCTGTGTACACGCAAACACAGAGTAAAAGACAGGGGAGGGTTGTGCATCCCAAAGAGGGGGCATGTCATCAGAATTACAAAGTGGGGCAAAACAAGAGCCATGATGCAACTGCTAACAGGGAACATTAAAACtgcaatgcacacacacacacacacacacacacacacacacacacacagtgtacattgtacatgtacacacacacacacacacacacacagtgtacattgtacatgtacacacactgaATACTGATTCCAGAACATGACTTTAACTTTTCATTGAGAAAAAATACATCTTGGGTAAGAGATAATGTGAAAAGGAAGCAGCATTTGGCCCCTCCTGTATTTCCCATAATACACCTCAATAGCATATTTTGATAGGCCTTCCCTGACTGACGCCCCATGATTGTTTATACCATAATTTAATTATGTTGGTCTATTCTGTCTATACAACATCTATTGCATATCTGTCCGTACAGGGATAGGGATCCCTCCTTGGTTGCGCTTCCTGAGGTTTCTTCCATGTTTTCCCTGTTAAAGGGTTTTTGGGGGGAGTTTTTCCTTATCTGAGTTGACGGTCTAAAGACAGAGGGTGTTGTATGCTGgacagattgtaaagccccttgaggcaaatttgtgatatgtgataatggaataaataaataaaactaactTTACATGTCTTTCAAACTTCACACCTGCAGATTGGAGTGGATTATTTTTGCATGGATTTTGTCCCCCCATCTTTTCCATTGGAAGCTATGTTAGGAAGGGATCTTTTAATGGCTATAATAGACAGGAGACATATGGGCATGTGAGTATTGTTCTAAGACAGACTTGAAAACATTTGAACCTATCCTTTAAGATGGGGCTCTATACCAGGAAACAAGCACAGCCACATGTCTGTACATTTTGCAATCTATACATCAGAAATTGACCCATTCTTGCTTCTTTAATCCTTTCCTGCATGTATAGTCTATCCTGTAACACGATGCAATGACAAATCAAATACTTTTACATACGCTTATTTAGGCTTGACATATCAATTCTTGGCTGCTATGGTACAGAGAGTAAAAATGTTGTAAGATATCTAAAGAATTGATCACAGTTTTAAAATGATCTGTGCTGCCTCTTTGTGGTAATAAACAGTAGTGCAGCTCTGGCCTGTGGAAAACCTATCCACATCCTCTGTTGATCTCCCTCTTTTTCCACACATTTATAATGGACAGAAAACCCCAATAATCACGTTTTAACTTTTAAGAAAGACCAATGAAAGAAAACCTCTATCTAAAATTACATTGTCTTGCAGAGGCTAGCTTGCAAAGGACATGGACCTTTGGCTGATACCAGTAGGACATATTCGATCCCAGAGAGCAGAGTGCTGGACCTTTTGAACTTACTAAGGGGCAACATTTATTGCTAAGTTTGTATGAGCGAAGCTCACCTTGAGTGAAAAAAGTGAACACATCCCTCCGGCACATATCGCGTATGATCTTCCCTCTTAGGGTGTACACGTGATTGGTAGACTGGCTGTCCGTCAAACTGGTAATGAGCGTGGTCTGACTCATACTGACTCTGGCCATCAGCTTGATACTGAGAGCACTGAAGTTCAGAGGCGCACATGAGGTTGGAGTCATCTCCATACTGGCTTTCAGCCATATATTGAAACTGGGAACCTTGATTATCCAAGCTGTACTCGGCATTACCTCCAGGTTCATAATAGCTCTCAGCCTGCTCAGATCCATACTGTATAGCTGTGGGATGAGTTGTAAACTCAGCATAGACATCTGTGGTGTTTTGTTGGCTGTTGGATTTAGTATGTAAACAGGCAGGGTGGGCACTCTGGTTTTCAGTTCTTTGGTCAATGTGGTGGTAGTTGTAGCCATATTGGGTTTGACCCTGAGTTAAATTCTCGCTTTCTGTCCACTGGTATGCAGCGTTGGTTGGCTGGGAGGAAAACTGTGAAGTCACATCTTGGTGTCTTCTTTTAGGTGAATAGGGGATTTGGGATCAGTATAGAAAGAAGGAGAAATTCAGAAAGAATTGTAAATACAAATGGTATGCAGTGAACCTCATCCATCTGTGCCTGGTATTTTGTATGGTCTATGTAGgctatgttttgtttaaatgtaatttttgttttgtttttttaaacttacatgtatcaaacacacattcaaactGCCCAGTATACTCTGATTAGGACAATTCAGTGGCCATTGGGCAATTCATGTTCTTCAGCTTGTTAAATAAATTGGTAATTTTATATCTTAATTTTAGGTACACATTAAAGCATGCAAGTGTTGTGATATACATTTCTGCCATTCCTGCCATTATTATACTGATTGACAGGTGGCGGTAATGCGTTAGGAAATGCAGCACTGCCCCAGCAAAGGCAGGGAAAAAGAGGACTGCTAGCCAGgaaaacatggatgtaaacaatgcatAGTTCAACAGTTGCAAAAAAATTTGCTTTGCAAAAGTTTTCTGAGGAAAGAAATGCATTCAACATGTTTGTTAGGcctcaaggacacacacaattTGTTTTGGTGAGTAACAGTGAATGTAAACAGAAAGTTTGCAAGAAAACTCCACACGGTACTAAAAATTGTTTAAATCCACAAAAAACAGAATGAAATAAGATTCTGCTTTACAACTAAACATCAAAtgccattcattcattcatataaaACCATATCTTGTAATACTTGTCTGCAATAATGAACAGAAAGGTAAACAGTCTgcttcacatacagtacatttaaaacaattacacaaaaccaaacaaacaacacagacaaaatAGGGTATGTACTCGTTGCTAACATAAAGTTGAAGCTACATGGGAAAACCTTTATTGTcttgcacacatacactcacacccACACCTTGTACCCTAAGATAGCTAGGGGAGCTGTTTCCATTAGCTGTGGTGGGGCTCCAGCTGTAATGAGGCAGGTAATGCATATTTAATGAGGCATAAACAGatttataaacacacacacacacacacagaagcgcAGACCAAAGCTGGATACCGAACACATGACATACACCCACATACAAatgcacagtttgttttttactctcacacacacacacacacacacacacacacacaagtctgtattactatctttgtggggacttgtcattgacataatgcattccctagccccttaccctaaccttaaccatcacaactgaatgcctaaccttaaccctcaccctaaccataaccataacctaattctaaccctagtcctaaaaccaagtcttaaccctcaaacagccctttaaactcgtggggaccagcattttggtccccacgaggctgtgcagaccccacaaggatactgtagtccccggtttttggaccccaccaATATTAATTTCACATCCTCTCTGTCAGTCTTAGTCTGTCACTCACCcatgcaacacaaacacacacacacacacacacacacacagatcatcaGACTCATTTCCTCAGGAGGGCCTTCTAGCTCGATTTCGACAGTCTGTTCAGCGATGCTAATATTCCTCTGAAATACAAACCATTGAGAAAGCTGTAGAGactcaaaaaacaacaacagagaactaaggtagcgtgtgtgtgtgtgtgtgtgtgtgtgtgtgtgtgtgtgtgtgtgtgttcattcacTGACAGTCATGAACAAAAGCAGCAATGCTGGAAAGATACTTCTACATCTTTCCCTAGCCTATCAGCACAAACTGTATTAGTGTGGAGGTAGAAATCTCAAAGAGCATGGCtagatatacagtagatgtacatgacaaaaaaatatattttttgcagtttgggttAAACAACCTTTGAGTATAATGTCTAATTttaatattgtatatttttatgaaaatatccttcatttgcatgtttttgttatttttgtataATTGTACTAACTTTTTAACAACTTTAAATGTTACAGAACTAGAAAAGCACGGAGCCTAAGACATTTGATTTGATGTGCATTGCTTACCTTGAAACAGGTGAATAGCTATCTTGAGAAGATTCATGGTCTCCAGTCTGTTGTTCAGTCGACCAATTATCACGATCAACAGTCCTTATAGGTTGTCCATTGTAGTAATCCACTGTATTCTGTAGGGATCTGTCCCTCTTTGGTTCGAGTGATTGCAATGAAGAACCTCCAATCAGCTCCTCAGTGAAACTAAGCAGATCAGAAGATCCAAACTGTTGTTTTTCCTCACTCGCACTTTGTACTTCTGAAGTCCATGTTGGCAAGGTAGTGTGCTCTTTATCAGTTCCCTCCTCCTGCTCTTCCTCATCATTCTCCTCTTCCATCAAATCTCCAGAAAATGGTAATCCAAGTCCTCTGTCAGTAGAAATGCCAGATTCACTTAATGGGGTGCCAATCAAAGAGCTGGTCCGGGAGACTGAACTGTTGGTAAGTACAGGTGATTGTGGTTCAGATGTTGTTTGCGGTACGTCctgtcttgctaactgaccccCCCAGACTTGAAAGTCTGGTGGAGGTGCAGAGGGTGACTGCCCACCCTCATCTGAATCTTCCATTGAGATCTGTGAATGGACATAAACTTCCTCTCTGGTTTTCAGGAAGTGATCTGACGGATATCTTAAAGATGGAGACGCACTTCTGGCCACAATGCTTGATTTATCGTCATTGCTTCCTTCTTCTACCTGTGTTTGACTGCAACCTGTTGGTCTTGAATCTGACTGATGTAAAGCTTCAGAGTTATTTTTTGATTGGCTGAGACCGACAATTTCTGGCATGTGATGCTCAGTGGCATCATCAAGACTTGCACTGTAATGAGCGCATAAGACAACTTGACTTTGTTCAGTAACTTTGCTAGGTGTACTGTCAGTATCTCTGATCATTTGTTTTTGCCTACTTTGTTCTGTGTACTCCCTATGCTCTCTATTTGCAGCTTGGGCATGGGTTTGCAGTACTGTGGCAGCATAGGAAAGCATGCTAAATGTCTCCATGGACTTGCTTGTACCTTTTGATTGCCTGTTACCCTGTTTAGGCCTATCGTGAAACTCTTTCTCAGCTTCTTTTACTGTGCCAGACACAATTATGTAATCCATTTCTAGGCCTGATGACGAATCTCCATCAGAATTGGACCTGAGTTCGTCTTGACTACCTGGGTGAAGGCTGTCGGGGCTATACTTTAGTGTGTCTCTATCCCCCCCAGAGCTGGAGCTTAGAGACCTGGCTTCTGTTGTTTTACCCACCACATTTCCAATGCTCTTATTGCCAGTGTCACATTGGCTTTCAGTGGTAGGCCCATCTTTATTTTGGGCCATTGTAAATGACAGAACATGTTTCTTGGAAACAAATTTGTCCAACTCAAAAATGCTTGGGGATAATGATTGATCAGCCTGGATTTGAGTCTC
It encodes the following:
- the LOC120561015 gene encoding uncharacterized protein LOC120561015 isoform X1, which gives rise to MIQLEQQSSPFVAVTKSIQVDERHNQYEKTDPLGKTKTQPANQVFLFEGTSELGHMISSESKYDNKSGEGSEGADWLEQPSDHSPFILVDCSLVTQTTSANHHASPGEAAETQIQADQSLSPSIFELDKFVSKKHVLSFTMAQNKDGPTTESQCDTGNKSIGNVVGKTTEARSLSSSSGGDRDTLKYSPDSLHPGSQDELRSNSDGDSSSGLEMDYIIVSGTVKEAEKEFHDRPKQGNRQSKGTSKSMETFSMLSYAATVLQTHAQAANREHREYTEQSRQKQMIRDTDSTPSKVTEQSQVVLCAHYSASLDDATEHHMPEIVGLSQSKNNSEALHQSDSRPTGCSQTQVEEGSNDDKSSIVARSASPSLRYPSDHFLKTREEVYVHSQISMEDSDEGGQSPSAPPPDFQVWGGQLARQDVPQTTSEPQSPVLTNSSVSRTSSLIGTPLSESGISTDRGLGLPFSGDLMEEENDEEEQEEGTDKEHTTLPTWTSEVQSASEEKQQFGSSDLLSFTEELIGGSSLQSLEPKRDRSLQNTVDYYNGQPIRTVDRDNWSTEQQTGDHESSQDSYSPVSRRHQDVTSQFSSQPTNAAYQWTESENLTQGQTQYGYNYHHIDQRTENQSAHPACLHTKSNSQQNTTDVYAEFTTHPTAIQYGSEQAESYYEPGGNAEYSLDNQGSQFQYMAESQYGDDSNLMCASELQCSQYQADGQSQYESDHAHYQFDGQPVYQSRVHPKREDHTRYVPEGCVHFFHSRQSQQGDGAAGMMASSEEAAEERDNREDPPSSADLSGGSNQRRKLAAPPMNVSLDRSEGSLLSEDALDTEDEASDTGDDLDVNVDEDTPDEADSLELNRHESNLGAGAASSDAIAGHRSAEESSENRLWRSVMVGEQEHRIDMKCIEPYKRVISHGGYYAEQNAIIVFAACFLPDSNCDNYNYVMENLFLYVISTLELMVAEDYMIVYLNGATPRRRMPGFTWMKKCYQMIDRRLKKNLKMFIIVHPSWFIRTLLGITRPFISSKFSSKIKYVNSLQELGEIIPMEFVHIPPSIVKYDEERGIHKFACMRLDTELQDTAAKADKKGNSFV